The nucleotide sequence TTAGGGTTGCGGCATGAACTTGGGCGACCGAGGCCGACGCCATCGGTTGCTGCGAAAACTGGGCGAAGGCGTCTTCGACTGGCTGACCAAGCGCGTCCTCAATAATGCGCTGGGCGACAACGCCGGAAAACGGCGGGACCTGGTCTTGCAGTTTCTTAAGCTCGTCGGCGACGTCCGGTGGCAACAGGTCGCGCCGGGTGCTGAGGGCCTGGCCAAACTTTACAAAGACTGGCCCGAGGGCTTCGAGGGCCTGGCGCAGCCGGCGCCCGCGGCCTTCGCTGGAGCCACGCGGAACCAGCGCCAGCAGCACCCGTGGCAGGCCGCTTTTGGCGTGCGGCAAGAACACTTGCAGGCGGAAACGTAAAACGATCCAAACAATGCGAACCAGACGTAAATAACCGGTCATCGAGTTTCCTTGCTGCGGATGGCGCGTTCGAGCCGGTCCAAGCGATTGCGCAAGGCGCGTGTCTGATCGCTAAAGGCATCCAGTTCGGCCCGGGTCAGTACGCGCGTTTGCTCGTGCTTGACGTAGTCGCGGACCTGGGCACGGCCATTGCTGGCAAATCCGAGCAATGGCGCCGCAATCGCCTTTAGGGTGCTGGTCATGGCCGCGGCCGCGGGGTCGCCAAACTTGACGGACAGTTCGTGCTCGACATCGATGTCGATCTGGGCAAAGGCGTCACTTAGGGCTTTTAGCACGCCGACCGAACCTTCGACCCGGACGCCGTCCATGACCATTGCGGATTTACCGGCGGCGGTGTCACGGGCTAACTGAATCAGCGCACCTAGCTCGCCTTCGACGGTGACGTCGGCGTCGGCGTCGGCGCCGGCCGGTTCCAAATAGGCTAGGCCGCCTTCGAAGCACAGGCGCACGGCCAGTGGGCTGCTGCTCAGGCGTGCTTCAATCGAGCGGCCGTTGAGTGGTGCAAAAGCCGCTTCGGTTCTGCGATCCGCGTTCAGCACCGCATGCAGCAGGTGTTGGGCGGCGGCCAATGCCATCACCCAGGCTGGGTTGCTCATTTAACAAAACCCGTGTGCAGCGCCACGATGCCGCCGGTCAGGTTGGTGTAACGGACCTCGTCAAAGCCTGCCTCGCGCATCATCTGGGCCAGTTGTTCCTGGCCCGGGTGCATACGAATCGACTCGGCCAAGTAGCGATAGCTGTCCTCGTCTTTGGCCACCCACTTGCCGATCTTCGGTAGTAATTTAAACGAGTAAAAATCGTACAGCTTGGCCAGTGGCTCGAATGCCGGCTTTGAAAATTCCAGCACCAGCGCGCGACCACCCGGGCGCAGTACACGGCGCATCTCGGTCAGCGCATTGAGTTTTTCGGTGACGTTACGCAGGCCAAAGCCAATGATGACCCGGTCCAAACTGGCGTCATCGAAGGGCAGGTGTTCGGCATCCATACAGATCACCGGCACGTCGGTAACCCCGCGGTCAATCAAACGGTCACGCCCGACCGACAACATGTTGGGGTTGATGTCGCCGATAAACAGTTGCCCGGCGTCACCAATACGCGGTCGAATCAGTAGTGACAGGTCGCCGGTACCGCCGGCCAAGTCCAGGATGCGCTGGCCCTGACGCGGTGCCAGGTATTCAATCGCGATGCGCTTCCAAATGCGGTGAACGCCCATGCTCATCAGGTCATTCATGATGTCGTAGCTGGGTGCGACCGAGTCGAAGACTTGACCGACGTGTTTGACCTTGTCCTGAACGGGGACGTCTTTGAAACCGAAGTGGGTGGTGTTATCGCTCATGCGGGCTCCTTGGTGCGGTGCGCAGTGTAGCACCCCCGGGGTTAGGTCTCAGTCTTGACGCTGAACAGTTTGACACCGCCGGCGCTGCGCTTTTTGCCGGCCTCGGCCAGCTGCTCAAGGTAGCGTTGCCACAGGCTGTCGTGCTGCTCGGCCAGCTCACGCAGCAGCACCCACGAATAGATACCGCTGTCGTGACCGTCATCAAAGATCAATTTAGCGCCATAGTTGCCGACCGGCTCCATGCGTACGAAACCGACGTCTTGTTTGGCATCGACCAGTTTGGCCTGACCCGGTCCGTGGCCACGGACTTCGGCGCTGGGCGAATGCACGCGCAAAAACTCGGCACTGAGGCTGGCGCTCAGGCCATCGTCCCAGGCCAGCTCTAACACCGAGCTGGCGCGGCGCATGGTCAGCCCGGTCAGTGCGCTCACAAGATGTACCGCGACAGGTCTTGGTTAGCGGCCAAGCTGGTCAGTCGCTGGTTGACGTAGTCGACGTCGATGGCCAGCGGCGAGGCCTGGGCCGCGGTATCGAAGCTGATGTCTTCCAACAGCCGTTCCAGCAGCGTGTGCAGGCGGCGTGCACCAATATTTTCGACGCGTTCGTTGACCTCGGCGGCCAGCTCGGCGATGCGCTGGATCGCGGCCGGCTCGATCGACAGCGTCAAGCCTTCGACCTGCATCAGCGCCTGGTACTGAGTCACCAGGTTAAAATCCGGTTCGGTCAAAATGCGCCGAAATTCGTTAGGTCCCAGGGCATCCAGCTCGACCCGGATCGGCAGTCGCCCTTGCAGCTCCGGAATCAGATCCGAGGGTTTGGATACGTGGAAGGCACCGGAGGCGATAAACAGGATATGGTCAGTTTTGATCGGGCCGTATTTTGTGTTGACGGTCGAGCCTTCGATTAGCGGCAACAAATCGCGCTGCACGCCCTCGCGCGAGACATCAGCACCGCCGCTTTGACCGGCGCGCACGACCTTGTCGATCTCGTCGATGAACACGATGCCGGACTGTTCGACCCGCTCAATCGCCAGCGCGCGCACGTCGTCATCGTTGACAAGCTTTTGAGCCTCCTCGGCCTCGAGTAAGCGCAGCGCTTCCTTGACGCTCAAGCGGCGCTCTTTTTTGGCGCCCTGGCCCAGGTTTTTAAATAGGCCGGACAATTGGTCAGCCATCTCTTCCATGCCCGGCGGCGTCATGATGTCCACGCCCGGCTTGGCCAGCGCAAGGTCCAGCACGATGGTTTTGTCGTCCAGCTCGCCCTGGCGCAGTTTTTTACGGAATAGTTGGCGTGTCGAGTTGTCGCTGTCGGCTTCTCGGATCGGGTCGGTGCTGCGCGCGGGTGGCAATAGCGCATCCAGCACCCGTTCCTCGGCGGCGTCTTTGGCGCTGTTGCCGACCTGGCCGGCGGCCTGGGCGCGGGTCTCTTTGATGCTCGATTCCAGCAAGTCCTTAATGATGCTGTCGACTTCGCGGCCGACGTAGCCGACTTCGGTAAATTTGGTCGCTTCGACTTTCAAAAAGGGCGCATCGGCCAACCGCGCCAAGCGCCGGGCGATCTCGGTTTTACCGACCCCGGTGGGCCCGATCATCAGAATGTTTTTCGGCGTCACTTCACGCGCCATGTCGCTGTCGAGTTGACGTCGACGCCAGCGGTTACGCAGCGCCACCGCAACGGCACGTTTGGCGTTGGCTTGGCCAACAATGAATTTATCCAGTTCGGCCACAATCTGTTGCGGCGTCAGGTTACTCATTGCCAGTCTCCAAGGTTTCGATGAGGTGGTTGTGGTTGGTATAGATGCAGATGTCGCCGGCAACGGTCAGTGCCCGTTTAACAATGCGCTCGGCCGACAGGTCGGTTTCATCCAGCAGCGCGCGCGCCGCGGACTGGGCAAAGGGCCCGCCGCTACCGATGGCGATCAGCCCGTCCTCGGGCTCCATGACGTCGCCGTTGCCGGTAATGATCAGGCTCGCGGTTTCGTCGGCTACGGCCAACAAGGCTTCGAGCTTGCGCAGGCCACGATCACTGCGCCAGTCCTTGGCCAGCTCGACCGCGGCCCGGGTCAGCTGACCGGAGTGCTGAACCAGCTTTTCTTCAAAGCGTTCGAACAAGGTGAAGGCGTCCGCGGTCCCACCGGCAAAGCCTGCCAGTACTTTGCCGCCGTGCAGTCGGCGGACTTTACGGGCATTGCCCTTCATCACCGTGTTGCCCAGTGTGACCTGGCCATCGCCGCCTAAAACAACCTGATTGCCGCG is from Litorivicinus lipolyticus and encodes:
- a CDS encoding ubiquinone biosynthesis accessory factor UbiJ; amino-acid sequence: MSNPAWVMALAAAQHLLHAVLNADRRTEAAFAPLNGRSIEARLSSSPLAVRLCFEGGLAYLEPAGADADADVTVEGELGALIQLARDTAAGKSAMVMDGVRVEGSVGVLKALSDAFAQIDIDVEHELSVKFGDPAAAAMTSTLKAIAAPLLGFASNGRAQVRDYVKHEQTRVLTRAELDAFSDQTRALRNRLDRLERAIRSKETR
- the ubiE gene encoding bifunctional demethylmenaquinone methyltransferase/2-methoxy-6-polyprenyl-1,4-benzoquinol methylase UbiE gives rise to the protein MSDNTTHFGFKDVPVQDKVKHVGQVFDSVAPSYDIMNDLMSMGVHRIWKRIAIEYLAPRQGQRILDLAGGTGDLSLLIRPRIGDAGQLFIGDINPNMLSVGRDRLIDRGVTDVPVICMDAEHLPFDDASLDRVIIGFGLRNVTEKLNALTEMRRVLRPGGRALVLEFSKPAFEPLAKLYDFYSFKLLPKIGKWVAKDEDSYRYLAESIRMHPGQEQLAQMMREAGFDEVRYTNLTGGIVALHTGFVK
- a CDS encoding gamma-butyrobetaine hydroxylase-like domain-containing protein; protein product: MSALTGLTMRRASSVLELAWDDGLSASLSAEFLRVHSPSAEVRGHGPGQAKLVDAKQDVGFVRMEPVGNYGAKLIFDDGHDSGIYSWVLLRELAEQHDSLWQRYLEQLAEAGKKRSAGGVKLFSVKTET
- the hslU gene encoding ATP-dependent protease ATPase subunit HslU; the encoded protein is MSNLTPQQIVAELDKFIVGQANAKRAVAVALRNRWRRRQLDSDMAREVTPKNILMIGPTGVGKTEIARRLARLADAPFLKVEATKFTEVGYVGREVDSIIKDLLESSIKETRAQAAGQVGNSAKDAAEERVLDALLPPARSTDPIREADSDNSTRQLFRKKLRQGELDDKTIVLDLALAKPGVDIMTPPGMEEMADQLSGLFKNLGQGAKKERRLSVKEALRLLEAEEAQKLVNDDDVRALAIERVEQSGIVFIDEIDKVVRAGQSGGADVSREGVQRDLLPLIEGSTVNTKYGPIKTDHILFIASGAFHVSKPSDLIPELQGRLPIRVELDALGPNEFRRILTEPDFNLVTQYQALMQVEGLTLSIEPAAIQRIAELAAEVNERVENIGARRLHTLLERLLEDISFDTAAQASPLAIDVDYVNQRLTSLAANQDLSRYIL
- the hslV gene encoding ATP-dependent protease subunit HslV; translation: MEQMRGTTIVSVRRGNQVVLGGDGQVTLGNTVMKGNARKVRRLHGGKVLAGFAGGTADAFTLFERFEEKLVQHSGQLTRAAVELAKDWRSDRGLRKLEALLAVADETASLIITGNGDVMEPEDGLIAIGSGGPFAQSAARALLDETDLSAERIVKRALTVAGDICIYTNHNHLIETLETGNE